TGGAGGAGTGGAAGAAGACGAGGGAAGCGACTATGGCCTGAACCTCTTGATGAAGGCCGCCATCTTGACAGTGTCCAGCGTTTCCCTCACGTCGTGGGTTCTGATTATGTGGGCGCCGTTGAAGACGGCTATGGCCGTCGCCGAGAGGCTGCCAGCTAATCTCTCCGCAGGGTCTTTTCTGCCGGTTATGGCCCCGATGAATGATTTCCTCGAGACGCCTACGAGGATTGGCCTTCCGAAGGTCTTGAGGACGTTCAGGTTGGCCAGAACCCTGGAGTCCCACTCGTACCACGGCGGCCACTCCGGGCGGAGGAATCCTATCGCGGGGTCGATGGCGATCTCCTCAATCCCGTACTTTTCAGCTATGACGAGGCTTTCCTTGAGGAGGTCCATCACCGTGTGAACGGGGTCGCTGAGATTCCTCACCTCTCCGTGGGCGCAGACTATTACAGGAGCCCCGTGGTCCTTGGCTATTTCCGCCATTCTCGGGTCGCCTTTGAGCCCGGTAACGTCGTTTACGATGTCTGCCCCGGCTTTGAGTGCTTCCTCTGCAACCCTGGCGTTCGTGGTGTCTATGCTTATCGGCACGTCCACATGGTCCCGGATAGCTTTAACCGCCCAGACGGCTCTCTTTACCTCCTCCTCAACGGGAATCTGGGTCTCAAGGTAGGGGGCGGTCGATTTGGCACCGATGTCTATGAAGGACGCCCCGTCCTTGACCATCTTCACCGCGGTCTCGATGAGCTTTTCCTCGTCGTTTCTGACGCTCCCCTTGTAGAAACTCTCCGGTGAAACGTTGATGACGCCCATTATTCTGGGTTCACTCAAATCAACTCCCGCGAACTTCATAGCCAGCACCCGACTCGAGCTTGATTGCCAGAAATAAAAAGGTTAGTGCGGTTATGACCGTGGGCAGGATCGGGTCGATGTTCGGGTCGCCGGAGTGAACCGTAACCGCGAGGAGGCCGTTGATTGCGCTGAAACCGGCCAGGACGGCCTTGTCGGTCACATTGGCGTCGAGCCTGTCAAGAACGTGGAACAGGTACAGCTCGGCCACGAGGGGTGCTATGGTTATTATCCCGATAAGTCCCGTGAAGATTGTTGTGAGGTACAGGATAACCCCCAGTGCGTCGTCGCCTTCCGCCATGTTATCACCGTGTGGTGTAATTCACTGAATCCTTAAAAGTTTTTGCAGGGCCATCAATGGTTAAAAAGAGGTCAAAGGAAACGTCTTCGGGTGGTGCTCGTGATAATCCGAACCCCGAGGAGGCTTCACCTCGGTCTCATAGACCCGGCCGCCACCTTCGGGCGGCGCTTTGGGAGCCTCGGCCTTGCGCTCGAGGGTGGCTACGAGGTCAAAATCATCGAGAGCGACTCCTTGGAGATAGTTGCGGAGGGAGAGGACAGGAAGACCATCGAGTTCGCGGTCAAGAGAATGAACTCCGCCTACGAGACCGGGGTCAATTACCTGGTTGAGGTCAGAAAAGCCATTCCTAGGCATGTTGGCCTCGGCTCCACGACCCAGCTTAGCCTGGCGGTCGGCACTGCCATAGCAAGACTTAACAACATTAACGTCCCAATCGAAGAGCTCGCCAAGGTTCTTGGAAGGGGGAGGAACGGCGGTGCTGGAATCTATTCCTTCGCCTATGGCGGGTTTGTCATGGACGGCGGCGTCAGGGACGGCATTCCTCCCCTGATACTCCGCACGGACTTTCCAGAGGAGTGGGCCTTTCTGCTGATTATTCCGGAGCTCAAGCCGGGTCTCGACGAGGAGGAGGAAAAGCCCGTGATGGCGAGTCTTGCCGGAAGGACAGACGTCGCTAGGGAGATAAGCCACAGAATACTGCTTGGCCTCCTGCCCGCTTTGAAGGAGAGGGACGTAAAAACCTTCGGTGAACACCTCTCCGCGATACAGCGGCTCGTGGGAAAGCACTTCGAACCGTACCAGGGCGGGGAGTTCAGGGAGGACGTTAAGCTGGTACTCGACTTTCTGGCGGAGAAAACCTACGGCCACGGCCAGAGCTCCTGGGGGCCAACGGTTTACGGGCTGATCCTCCGGAGTGACTTCGAGAGGCTCAGCGCCGAGGCCCGAGACTACCTCAGGGAGCACGGGATAAAGGCGAAGGTCGAGCTCGGCCTTCCGAACAACGCCGGCGCGGAGATAATCGGGGAGAGCGCGTTCCTTGAAAGGTTGATAAGGTCCGTGGGTGGTTAACGTGACCCTCGACAGGTTCATCAGGGTGAGGTACCGGGCCGACGAGGAAAAGGTGAAGGCCCTCCGGGAGATTCTAAGCGAACTCGGCCTCGACTGCGCCAGAACCATCGAGGAGCGGGTTGACCTCCAGTTCGATGCGCTGAGAAACCTCCACGGGAACCTGAAAAACGATGAGCTCTTCATCAAGCTCGTCATTGCAAACTCCCTCGTGAGCTATCAGCTGACGGCGAAGGGCGAGATGTGGTGGTGGGAGTTCTCTAAGCACTTTTCGGAAAATCCGCCGGGAAGGGGCATATCGGAAGCATACTCCCGATTTCTGCCGAACTCCAGAACCAACCGGAGACTTGTTACAGGGAAGGTCAAAAGACTGAAGAGAATCGAGCCCTTCCTCGATTCCCTCTCCCTGGAAGACCTTGGAAACTACTACTTCAGTGGCATGGAACGCCTGCGCGACGAGCTCGCGAAAACGCTTGGCTCGAGGAAAAGTGCCAAGACTATCGTCTTCGCCGTCAAGATGTTCGGCTACGCCGGCAGGATAGCCTTTGGGAAATTCGTTCCCTACCCAATGGGCATCGAGATACCCGACGACGTGAGGATAAACGCCTACACGAAGCGCTTCACGAACGAGCCCCCTGTGAGCTTCTGGAGGGGAATCGCGGAGGAAACCGGTATTCCACCGCTGCACATCGATTCAATACTCTGGCCGGTTCTGGGGGGACACGATGAGGTTCTCACGCGGCTGAAAAAGCACTGCACGAAGTGGGAGGACGTTTTGAGACTGGCTTCCCTCTGATTATCCCCCCACCCAAAGGGCTTAAATATTCCCCCGGCAGATCATACCTCGGAATTCGATGCATCGGGTGAATGGCAGGCTTTGTCCTCTCCCCCTTTGGGGGGAACTGTCAATTCAACCTCGAAAGCAAAACTTTTATACTCCTGTTGTTAGTCTAAACTTGGGGGGTATAAGCTATGCTCTGGGGATTTCAGCTTGAGTTTAAGCAGAGCCTTCGAACTAAGAAACTGTGGGTAATACTCGGTGTGATGATGCTCCTCTACATACCTGGGTTCTACCTTCAGAAGTCGAGTGGCAGGGAGATTGAAACTGTTCAACAGGCCGTCTCAGTCCTCATCAGCAACATCAACGGACTCGGCGGATTTTTCATTGCAATCCTTGCCCTTCTGATGGGTGCCACGGCAATAAACAGCGAGATAGAGAAGGGAACGCTCCGCGTTGCAATGAGCAAGCCGATAACGAGGTTGAGCTACATCGGCGGCAAGTTCCTCGCTCACACGGTGGTCGTGTTAATGGCACTCCTCCTCACGACCCTGGTGGGAATAGCTGGACTTGTCTGGCTGGGCGCCCCCCTCGGCGGCCAGCTCGTCACTGACTCACTCCTGCTCAACGCCTTATTGCTCCTGGCAATGATGCAGTTAATAGCCCTCGGTTACATAATCTCCACCACCGTGAAGTCCTCCAGCACGGCCCTTGGCGTGGCCCTCGTGGTGATGTTCGTCTTCTTCATGATAATGCCGGCCATAGTCCAGTTCATGGCCGCCAAGGATACCATAATAAGCGACCACCCCGACTGGGACGCCTACCGGGAAAAGACCAAGGAGTACCAGACCAAGTATCTTTTCTACGTCCCGACAACCCAGATAGACGTCATCGTGAGCGACGCCACCAAGATTACTGGCAGCGTGGACAACCCACAGGTAGAGTACATCGGAATAGGCGGTGCCATACGGGAGAACCTCACAAACCTGGGGATACTGGTGAGCCTTACGCTCGTCTATCTCGCCCTCGCTTTCTACCGCTTCCTCCGCATGGATCTGAGGTGATGTCAATGCTCAGGATTGAGAATCTCGTTAAGGTTTACAAGGACGTTAGGGCTTTGGACGGTCTTAACCTTGAAGTGAAGCCGGGTCAAGTTTACGGCTTCCTCGGCCCAAACGGTGCTGGCAAGAGCACGACAATCCTCAGCACCCTCGGTCTAATCTTTCCTCAGGAAGGGAGGATTGAACTGTTTGGCGAGGAGGTCTTCAGGGGCGGCAAGTTTGACGAGAACCAGCTCGTTGAGGCAAAGAAGAGAATAGGCTACATGCCGGAGCACGCCACGCTCTGGGATTTTCTGACTCCCGAGCAGACGCTGGACATCATCGCTGACGCTTTCAAAATACCAAAAACCGAGAAGGGGAAGCGCATCAATGAACTCCTCGAGCTTGTTGGTTTGAAGGAAGCGAGAAAGAGGAAGGTTGGGAAGTTTTCGAAGGGCATGCGGCAGAGACTCCTTTTGGCCCAGGCGCTCATCAACGACCCGGAGCTTTTGATTCTTGACGAGCCGATGACTGGGTTGGATCCGAGGGGTATTGCTGAGTTCAAGGAGATTATTAGAGAGCAGAGGAAGGCTGGAAAGACGGTGTTCTTCTCCAGTCATATTCTCGCGCACGTGGAGGAGGTTTGCGACACGGTTGGGGTAATAGTGAAGGGCAAGCTCCGTGTCGAGGACAGTCTGGAGAACATCAAGCGGGAGTTCCTGAGAAAGGCGGGGTACACTATCATCATTGAGACTAACAAGCCCGTGGACTGGAGTTCGGTGGAGTGGAATGTGAGTCCGCTCGGTGAGAATAAGTACCGCGTTGTCGCCCCTGAGGACATCAGGGAGGAGCTTCATGACTTTGTGGCGAACCAGGGCGCGAAGATTCTAACAATGCAGGTCAAGGAGCCAAGCCTCGAGGAGATATTCCTCGAGATGGTGGGGTGAGTTCGACCTTGTGTTATTCATTTTTGTTCAGCAAACTTTTTATGTTCTCAATCCAAACATGTTTGGTGGTTAAATGCTACTGCCCATGCACATCTTCGTAGCTTACATGGTGGGAGCATGGAGGGACTGGGACAGGAAGCTCCTCGGTCTCTTCGTGATTGCCAACTCCGCCCCGGATTACAGCTTCATACAGATGCTCCTTATGACGGGAGACTTCACGAGAACCTTCTTCAACCACGGGATGGTGTCCTTTCTCTACGTGCTCCCCTTTGGTCCCCTCGGCATCATTGGCAACGGGTTTCATCTCATAGCGGATTTCTTCACGGGCGGGATTCCATTTCTCCCCGATGGCGTCTGGTATGGACTTCCCAGAACGGGCTGGCACCTATGGGGCAAGTTCATACTTGTCCCGTGGGAGGTTCCGATAGCCGTTATCGGCCTGTATGCCGCATACAAGCTCGGAGTTGGGAGGGTCGCCCACTCACTCCTCGCCTTCCTGCTCGGCTACGCCGTCTTCGCGCTCCTCAGCCCGCTCTACATCGTCAACCCCTACCTCTCCACGGGGGTGAGCTTTCTAGTGCTGTGGTACCTCTACGAGAAAGCCGAGGTTCTGGAGCGGCTGAGGGTTCTTGGAAAGGGAGAGGGGGTTAAAGCCTAGCCCTCTCGAACTCCTCCTTCCTGTCAAGTGGCTTGGTGGCGTCGATGCCCCACTTCGCGGTGAGGCTCTTCTCCGCGGAGGGATCGAGGGAGCTTCCCCTCGCGTTTGGGACTATCACGAGGTCCTTATCGGCCTGGAAGCGCGTCGCTATCGCCCACTCCACCTCCCTGTCGTCGTATATGTTGACGTCTTCATCGACAACTACCACGTGCTTCAGGCTCGGGTGGCCGGCGAAAGCCGCCAAAATCGCGTTCTTCCCGTCGCCGTCGTGCTGCTTGGTTATGCTGACAACGGCGTGGAGCCACATTGCACCGCCTTCGGTCAGCCTTACGCCGTGAACCTTGGGGACGACCCTCTTGACGCTGGCGTAAATCTGTGGCTCCTTCGGCAGGCCCATGAGCATGTAGTGCTCGTAGCCACCCGGGAGAAGGGCGTGGAAGACCGGCTCGTCCACATGGTACATCTTCTCGAAGACCACCAGCGGCTGCTTTCTGACGTAGTCGTATGTACCGGTTATGTCCACGAAGGGGCCTTCATCAACGAGCTCCGGCGTGATTCTGGCCTCAAACACGAACTCACTCTCGACCGGAACAGGGATTCCACCGAGTTCGACGACATCGATGGGCCTTCCGAAGGCGAGCTCGCTCAGCTTTGACGCTATCTCAAGCTCGCTGACGCCGTAGGCTACGCTCGTGGCTCCGGTAAGGAGGAGGTGAACCGGGTTCCCGACGACTATCCTCACCTCAAGCTCCTCTCCGTGTTCCGCCTTGTCCCTCCACATCGCGTAGAGGTGCCTGGGGACGAGCCTGATTGCGACAGTCTTCTCGTCCCTGACCATCATCCTGTGGAAGGACATATTGGTGAAGCCGTTCTCGTCCTTCGCTATGACCATCGCCGAAGTGAAGTATGGCCCGCCGTCCTTCGGGTAGTACTTCGGAATCGGAAGCTCGAGGAGCGAGAAATCCTCCGTCGGGTTTTTCATGAAGGGGGCGTTTTCAACGGTCCTGTATGGTGAGGGATTTTCCATCGCCTCCGCAATCAGGTGAATGAGTTCCTCCCTGCTTGTGTTGAGGAAACCCGCTATCCTTTCCCGCGTGCTCCAGATGTTGCCCGCAACGGTCCAGCCGTTCACGTTCTCAAACAGGACGGGCCTGTTCCTGTGCTTCAGAAGGTAGCGCGTTATTTCAAGTTCCTTGGACACGGGTTCTTTGACAACAACGGTATCCTCAAATCTCCCCAGGATTTCCTTCAGCATTCCATCACCCTAGTTCCATGTTCCAAAAGGCCTATAAAGTCTTTTTCCAAACCTCGGACGATTGGTCATGTCCATGGTGGTCCTCCGCATTCCTGATGGCTCTGCACTGGCCAGAATCGAGAAGGCAGATCCCCAGGTGTACTTCAAGATATACGACCTTCTCACATACAAGAGGGACTTCGGAAAGTGGGAGAAGCCAGAGAGCTTATACGACCCCTACGAGAAGACCTTTCCCGTTGGCCTTCTCCCGAGGGTGAAGAAGTTCCTCAACTGCAAGGGCTACAGGGTCAGAATCAAAGACGAACGCAGAGTTAGGGGAGTTAAGCTCAACTCGGTCTGGAACGAGGAGTATAAGCTGAGGAAGTATCAGGAACGGGCCGTTAGAAAGGCCCTCAGAGAGAAGATGGGGGTCCTGGCTCTTCCTGTTGGCAGCGGAAAGACCGTAGTGGGACTCAGGATAATTCACGAGCTTGACCTTTCCGCGCTGATAGTTGTCCACACAAAGGAGCTGCTCTACCAGTGGGCAGAGAAGGTGAGGGAGGTCCTCGGTTTAGAGCCAGGAATCGTCGGCGACAACAGATGGGAAGAGGGGAACGTCACGGTGGCGATGATACAGACGCTGCTCTCGAGGGGCGTTGAGAGGCTGGAGAACGACTATGCCATCGTCATGTTTGACGAGTGTCATCGGACCTCGGCCGCCGAAAAGTTCTACCAGCTTGGAATAAGCCTCCCTCAAGTTTATCGCTTCGGCCTTTCGGCAACTCCCTGGAGAAGGGTTAGGGGGGAGGAGATAAAGATCGAGGCCGTCGTCGGGCCGACGATATTCGAGGTCCGCGCCGAGGACCTGATAAGGGAGAAGTTCCTCGCGAAGCCGCGCTTCGAGATAATAACATACGAGTCAAGCATGCCCTCTTTCAGCGAGCGCTACAAGGAGCTCTACGAGGATATGATTATGAACAACGACGAGAGGAACAGGGTGGTTGTGGAGAAAGCCGTCGAGCTGGCCAGGAAGGGCCACCGCGTCCTGATAGACGTCAAGCGCATCGAACACGGCAAGATTCTGAAGGAAATGCTCGAAAAGGAGGGAGTGAAGGCAGAGTTCCTCAGCTCAAAGAGTCAGAACCGCTGGGAAGTCCTGGAAGCCTTCAAGAACGGTGAAATCCCTGTCCTGATTTCGACGCTCCTCAAGGAAGGGGTGGACATACCTGAAATTTCGGCAATAATCCTCGCGGGCGGCGGAAAGAGTGACATAATGACGATTCAGACGATAGGCCGTGCTCTGAGGCCCAAGAGTGGAATGAAGGCAGTCATAGTCGATGTTCAGGACGACGATCCGCTGCTCTTCACCCACTTCATCGAGAGGCAGAAGGCGCTGAAGCAGTACTACGGCAGGTACTACGACCGAGAGATGGCCTCAAAGCTCGAGCAGAGCGTCGCCAAAAAGCGCCGCCCTCGTCAGAGCTCTTGAGTAGCGCTCGAAGAGATCCCTCCGCGCTTTTTTAATTCCCCTCCCATCTCCCGTGAACTCAATGCCAGGATAGTCTATATGCCACAGGACCAGACCTTCAGCCGGGGCGGGCGGGATTTTTTTCGTGTAGATTCCCTCCAGCATGCTCTTAACTTCTCCTACCTCAAGCAATCCCAAACCGCAGAAGCGGAGGGCGTTCACGATTCTACGCACCATCTCCCAGAGGAAGCTCTCGCCCGAGATTTCAACCACGTAATAACCCCCTCTCTGGGTCATGACGATTGAGCTTATCGTCCTTACAGGGTCCCTGCCGGGTTCGAGCTTCGCGAAGGCCGAGAAGTCGTGAGTCCCTTCGAACAGCTTGGCACACTCGAGCATCGTCTCCAGGTCAAAGCCCTCGTCCACCAGATAGTAGCGGTACGTCTTTCCCCGCGCCCAGAAACGCGGGTGAAACTCATCCGGAACCTCCGCAACGCCGAGAACCCAGACGTCCCTCAGGTGGTGGTTGAGGACCTCTGGCTTGGCCAGATCGGCCCGCTCGCCGGGAACAAAGGAGACGACGTTGAAGAAGGCCGAGACACCCCTGTCCGTCCGCGAGGCACCCTTGAAGTCGTTCTCCTCGGGATTTTCAATTATCCGGAGCTTGGTCAAAGCCCTTATCAGCTCCCCCTCTACCGTTCTCACTCCCGGTTGCCTCTGAAAGCCGTAGAAAGCCGTCCCGTCGTAGGCTACCCTGAGGGCGAGCTTCATGGTTGCAATTTTGGCGGGGGGTATAAAAAGCCTTGCTCCTGAAAATCCTCCAATTTTCTTTACATTTGCAAGCCAAAAATTTGGAAGGAATACGAAAAAAAGTCCACAAGATTGATAAAGAGGCAGAGAGAACTGGAACCGGGGTGAGTATATGGAGAAAGTCTTTGACGTTGAGGTTATATTGAGTGTGATAAACTTCGAGCTGATGTTCATCGGGCTGGAGAAAAGGGCAAAAGAGGATTAAAGGTACGGCTCCGTGTAAAGGGGCCTCAGGAACAGCTCAAAGCCCGCCACCGGCATCTCGATTCCCCATTTTTCGAGGACCGCGGGGTGCACTTCGCCTATGACGCCGATGGTTTCTCCGTTGACGATTATCTTCCCGACCCTGCCAGGAATAAAGCTCGGGTGCTCGGCCTCTTCGAGCTCGTAGGCAAACCCAAGGTGGCGCATCACGCTGTCCAGGATCTCCTTCGCATCGGTGAAGGTCACCCTCGGCTGGGCCATAACAACGGCCAGCTTGCTCTCGCTGACGGTTTTGGTTTCTCTGCTCTCGTCAATTAGCGTCGCCTTCCCGACCTCGAAGAGCCTCTGCGGGTACTCCTCGTGGGTGTTCTGGCTCAGGAAGTCGAGAAGGCTCGGCAGGAGCCAGTTCCTGAGGGCCGACCACTTGGGGCTTATCGGGTTCTCAATCTCCACAAGCTCCGCCGGCGGATTGTTGAAGTGGTTCCTGCCGTATTCGAGGTTCATTCTGTCATACTGGGCCTCCCTGTTGGTCAGGTTGAAGGTCATGACCTCCTGCAGGCCGAAGCCGACCATCAGCTCCCTGACCGCGTCCTCGAACTCGACGAACTTGTCGCCCCTGCCCTGAACGGCCAGCTTTGGTTCCTCCGGCTCTATCTCGTTGTAGTCGTAGGCGATGAGGACATCTTCAAGAACGTCGCGAGCGTGCATTATGTCGTCGCGGAAGGCAGGATAGAGGAGCTTGGCCTTACCCCCCTCGAGCTTCACATCGTACATCATCCTCTCGAGTAGCTCCTTGATCTCCCCGTCGCTCAGCTCTATTCCTGTCAGCTTCCTTATGTAGTCCAGCTCGACCTCGAAGGGCTTTGGTGTCAAATCCGGCGTCTCGATTTCAAAGTCCGGATAGACCACCCTAACGCTCTTTATCTTTCCTCCGCGCTCGGCCAAAGCTGTAACGACGACGTTGAGAGCCAGCATGACCTTGTTCAGGTCCCAGCCGGTAACGTCGACGAAGACGTTTCTGGTTTCGGTCGTCACCCTTCCGGTGGTTTCCGAGTTGATGATCGGCGGCATCGAGAGGACTTTTCCCTCGCTGTCCACGAGGAGCGGGTAGTAGGGCTTGTCCCTGATGAGGTGACCGTACTCCTTCCCCTTCTCGTGCTTCTCGAGGATTTCCTCAAGCGTGAGCTCCTCGTCAAAGCCGAGGGGGACGAACTTCTCGCTCTTCTCGGCGGCGCGGTAGTAGATAGGAGGTTTGACCTTGTCGAAGTCGAAGATGCCTATTGCCACTTCCCTCCTTCTCCTCCCGAAGGTGAGGGCCACCTTTTCCTGAAGGTTGATCATCTGCTTCAGCGCCTCCTCGTCGAGGTGCAGGCCCTCAACTATTGCATAGACACCGTAGGGGCGGATATCCTTCAGTTTCTCGTCAACGTAAACGGTGACACCGCTTTTCCCGACTTCATACCTCGGCAGGCCCTTATCGAACCCAAGTGCCCAGCGTATCTGCCTCGCTATCCCCTCGGCGCTCCACAGGTCGGGCCTGTTGGTGTCCTTTGAGTCGGCCTTGAAGTAAACCTCACCGCCCTCCTCCCAGACGTCGTCCAGCTCGCATTTCGCGTAGAGGAATAGGTCCTCCCACTCCTCGACGGTGAAGCTCTTCCCGATGAGCCTCTCCAAATCCCGCTTTGACACATCGAACTTCGGCATGCTATCACCTCAACAGGTCTTCAATTGGCAGGGCCTCGTATTGCCCCCTGTTATCGAGTATTCCACCATCGTTCGTCACAATTGGAAGTGACAGGGCCAGGGCGAGTGCAACGAACGGCGTGTCCTTTTCATCGAATCCTCTGCAGATCTCGTAGGCCCGCTTCAGGAAGGGTCGGTACTCGCTTAGGGGGTGAAAAATGATGCGTGATAGTATCTCCTCCCTGAAATGGGCCAGCTCGGCGCTGCTAACGCCCCTTTTCACGGCCTTCTTTTCGATTACCGGCCAGTACTTTTTAAGCTCCACGAGCAGGTAGTCGGGGGCATGGAGCGGAATCTCGGTCGTGAGCAGGAACTCCCTCAAACGGGAGCTCCTGGGTAGCAGCGCCGATATGATCACGTTCGTATCAACGATTATCCCAGTCCCAGCTCCCTCTTGAATTCCCGCCATGCCTCTTCCCTCAGTGCCTCGATTTCCTCGAGGTCTTCCTCATCGAGGTTAAGCCTCTTTGCAACGTCTTCCACGAAGGCGAGCCTCGCAACCTCGGCCTCAATGGCCCTCCTAACCTGAAGCTCTATGAAGTCCCTCCTCACCCCAGGGGGGATTTCTATAACGACCTTTGGCATTTTGCATCACCACACCAGCTTAGCCTCCCTGAGCCACCTGAGGTCGTAGCTGAAGAGGTAGCGAATGTCGTCTATTCCGAGCTTGAACATCGCCAGCCTGTCTATTCCTATTCCCCACGCTATGACCGGGACGTCTATGCCAAGAGCCTTCGTCATCTCCTCGCGGAAGATTCCGGCGCCGCCAAACTCGACCCAGCCGAGCTCGGGGTGATAGGCGCTCATCTGGACGCTCGGCTCCGTGAACGGATAGTAGTCG
This Thermococcus cleftensis DNA region includes the following protein-coding sequences:
- a CDS encoding PIN domain-containing protein, with product MAGIQEGAGTGIIVDTNVIISALLPRSSRLREFLLTTEIPLHAPDYLLVELKKYWPVIEKKAVKRGVSSAELAHFREEILSRIIFHPLSEYRPFLKRAYEICRGFDEKDTPFVALALALSLPIVTNDGGILDNRGQYEALPIEDLLR
- a CDS encoding beta-ribofuranosylaminobenzene 5'-phosphate synthase family protein; the encoded protein is MIIRTPRRLHLGLIDPAATFGRRFGSLGLALEGGYEVKIIESDSLEIVAEGEDRKTIEFAVKRMNSAYETGVNYLVEVRKAIPRHVGLGSTTQLSLAVGTAIARLNNINVPIEELAKVLGRGRNGGAGIYSFAYGGFVMDGGVRDGIPPLILRTDFPEEWAFLLIIPELKPGLDEEEEKPVMASLAGRTDVAREISHRILLGLLPALKERDVKTFGEHLSAIQRLVGKHFEPYQGGEFREDVKLVLDFLAEKTYGHGQSSWGPTVYGLILRSDFERLSAEARDYLREHGIKAKVELGLPNNAGAEIIGESAFLERLIRSVGG
- the pheT gene encoding phenylalanine--tRNA ligase subunit beta: MPKFDVSKRDLERLIGKSFTVEEWEDLFLYAKCELDDVWEEGGEVYFKADSKDTNRPDLWSAEGIARQIRWALGFDKGLPRYEVGKSGVTVYVDEKLKDIRPYGVYAIVEGLHLDEEALKQMINLQEKVALTFGRRRREVAIGIFDFDKVKPPIYYRAAEKSEKFVPLGFDEELTLEEILEKHEKGKEYGHLIRDKPYYPLLVDSEGKVLSMPPIINSETTGRVTTETRNVFVDVTGWDLNKVMLALNVVVTALAERGGKIKSVRVVYPDFEIETPDLTPKPFEVELDYIRKLTGIELSDGEIKELLERMMYDVKLEGGKAKLLYPAFRDDIMHARDVLEDVLIAYDYNEIEPEEPKLAVQGRGDKFVEFEDAVRELMVGFGLQEVMTFNLTNREAQYDRMNLEYGRNHFNNPPAELVEIENPISPKWSALRNWLLPSLLDFLSQNTHEEYPQRLFEVGKATLIDESRETKTVSESKLAVVMAQPRVTFTDAKEILDSVMRHLGFAYELEEAEHPSFIPGRVGKIIVNGETIGVIGEVHPAVLEKWGIEMPVAGFELFLRPLYTEPYL
- a CDS encoding ABC transporter permease subunit, whose product is MLWGFQLEFKQSLRTKKLWVILGVMMLLYIPGFYLQKSSGREIETVQQAVSVLISNINGLGGFFIAILALLMGATAINSEIEKGTLRVAMSKPITRLSYIGGKFLAHTVVVLMALLLTTLVGIAGLVWLGAPLGGQLVTDSLLLNALLLLAMMQLIALGYIISTTVKSSSTALGVALVVMFVFFMIMPAIVQFMAAKDTIISDHPDWDAYREKTKEYQTKYLFYVPTTQIDVIVSDATKITGSVDNPQVEYIGIGGAIRENLTNLGILVSLTLVYLALAFYRFLRMDLR
- a CDS encoding N-glycosylase/DNA lyase, yielding MTLDRFIRVRYRADEEKVKALREILSELGLDCARTIEERVDLQFDALRNLHGNLKNDELFIKLVIANSLVSYQLTAKGEMWWWEFSKHFSENPPGRGISEAYSRFLPNSRTNRRLVTGKVKRLKRIEPFLDSLSLEDLGNYYFSGMERLRDELAKTLGSRKSAKTIVFAVKMFGYAGRIAFGKFVPYPMGIEIPDDVRINAYTKRFTNEPPVSFWRGIAEETGIPPLHIDSILWPVLGGHDEVLTRLKKHCTKWEDVLRLASL
- the truA gene encoding tRNA pseudouridine(38-40) synthase TruA; translated protein: MKLALRVAYDGTAFYGFQRQPGVRTVEGELIRALTKLRIIENPEENDFKGASRTDRGVSAFFNVVSFVPGERADLAKPEVLNHHLRDVWVLGVAEVPDEFHPRFWARGKTYRYYLVDEGFDLETMLECAKLFEGTHDFSAFAKLEPGRDPVRTISSIVMTQRGGYYVVEISGESFLWEMVRRIVNALRFCGLGLLEVGEVKSMLEGIYTKKIPPAPAEGLVLWHIDYPGIEFTGDGRGIKKARRDLFERYSRALTRAALFGDALLEL
- the folP gene encoding dihydropteroate synthase: MKFAGVDLSEPRIMGVINVSPESFYKGSVRNDEEKLIETAVKMVKDGASFIDIGAKSTAPYLETQIPVEEEVKRAVWAVKAIRDHVDVPISIDTTNARVAEEALKAGADIVNDVTGLKGDPRMAEIAKDHGAPVIVCAHGEVRNLSDPVHTVMDLLKESLVIAEKYGIEEIAIDPAIGFLRPEWPPWYEWDSRVLANLNVLKTFGRPILVGVSRKSFIGAITGRKDPAERLAGSLSATAIAVFNGAHIIRTHDVRETLDTVKMAAFIKRFRP
- a CDS encoding DEAD/DEAH box helicase, producing the protein MVVLRIPDGSALARIEKADPQVYFKIYDLLTYKRDFGKWEKPESLYDPYEKTFPVGLLPRVKKFLNCKGYRVRIKDERRVRGVKLNSVWNEEYKLRKYQERAVRKALREKMGVLALPVGSGKTVVGLRIIHELDLSALIVVHTKELLYQWAEKVREVLGLEPGIVGDNRWEEGNVTVAMIQTLLSRGVERLENDYAIVMFDECHRTSAAEKFYQLGISLPQVYRFGLSATPWRRVRGEEIKIEAVVGPTIFEVRAEDLIREKFLAKPRFEIITYESSMPSFSERYKELYEDMIMNNDERNRVVVEKAVELARKGHRVLIDVKRIEHGKILKEMLEKEGVKAEFLSSKSQNRWEVLEAFKNGEIPVLISTLLKEGVDIPEISAIILAGGGKSDIMTIQTIGRALRPKSGMKAVIVDVQDDDPLLFTHFIERQKALKQYYGRYYDREMASKLEQSVAKKRRPRQSS
- a CDS encoding UbiD family decarboxylase; its protein translation is MLKEILGRFEDTVVVKEPVSKELEITRYLLKHRNRPVLFENVNGWTVAGNIWSTRERIAGFLNTSREELIHLIAEAMENPSPYRTVENAPFMKNPTEDFSLLELPIPKYYPKDGGPYFTSAMVIAKDENGFTNMSFHRMMVRDEKTVAIRLVPRHLYAMWRDKAEHGEELEVRIVVGNPVHLLLTGATSVAYGVSELEIASKLSELAFGRPIDVVELGGIPVPVESEFVFEARITPELVDEGPFVDITGTYDYVRKQPLVVFEKMYHVDEPVFHALLPGGYEHYMLMGLPKEPQIYASVKRVVPKVHGVRLTEGGAMWLHAVVSITKQHDGDGKNAILAAFAGHPSLKHVVVVDEDVNIYDDREVEWAIATRFQADKDLVIVPNARGSSLDPSAEKSLTAKWGIDATKPLDRKEEFERARL
- a CDS encoding ABC transporter ATP-binding protein, whose protein sequence is MLRIENLVKVYKDVRALDGLNLEVKPGQVYGFLGPNGAGKSTTILSTLGLIFPQEGRIELFGEEVFRGGKFDENQLVEAKKRIGYMPEHATLWDFLTPEQTLDIIADAFKIPKTEKGKRINELLELVGLKEARKRKVGKFSKGMRQRLLLAQALINDPELLILDEPMTGLDPRGIAEFKEIIREQRKAGKTVFFSSHILAHVEEVCDTVGVIVKGKLRVEDSLENIKREFLRKAGYTIIIETNKPVDWSSVEWNVSPLGENKYRVVAPEDIREELHDFVANQGAKILTMQVKEPSLEEIFLEMVG